From the genome of Oryza glaberrima chromosome 1, OglaRS2, whole genome shotgun sequence:
TAGACCGCCGCCCGGTGCCGCGTAGCTCAGGCCGCCGCTcgaccaccccgccgccgctgccgccgctcgacgCCACAACTCGGTggcgcggcaccgccgccgcgccggaggaggaaggggaggcgcGCGGGCGGAGATGGAGAAGCGCTCGAACAGCCCCGCcgtcggccgagccgcccctcgATCTAGGGTGgccggaagaggaggaggaggggaggcgctCGAGCCGCCCTGCTGACCAGCGTCGACGTCGCCGCTCGGGCCGTTCGTGCTGCCacccgtccgccgcgccgctccacgccaccgccgtcgtccgccgcgccgctccacGCCGCAGCTGGGtggctcgacgccgccgccgcgccggaggaggaaggggaggcgcGGCGAGAGGAGAAGGGGCGAGGCGCGTGGGCGGAGATGGTTGGGAGCGGACTgaggataagggagagagaaacgattttttttatttgtgtggcTACTCTTTAAGACTACATAGCTGTGAGACTTGTGGTAAGTATTATTATTCTTCTTGTGTCTTGGTAGCCCCAAGCTGAGTAAAATGGGTGGCGCGCTATTAATGCCCTTAGAAGATTGAAATTGTCATTTCCCCCCTCCTCAGAAGTTAAGAGGCGATGGTGACTTTTCCACAACTGCATTCAGGATGATAGGCTCTGGGTTAATCGTTTCAACCCATGTGACCACTTTGTTCTGCCTATCTGGCTTTCgatcctctcctcccccctccaaCTGCTGTAACTCTGTATCTCCTCTTGCTGTTCTTGTACTTGTACAGTTTGGATTGtggttttatttaatttaattcaGGTGTGGAGTCCCCACCGGtgttccctcaaaaaaaaaaaaaaagaggcgaCGGCGACTTTTCCACTTGTGTTGATTAAAATGACGTCTAACTGATCGGAAAAAGGTCAAGCAAAACAAGGCAATGGCAATGTTATTTCTCAAGCTAGACCTTTTCCTCCCCTTCCAGTTTTCTGCTTCTCTCCACTCCTCCATGTGTAGTAGCCTGCAGGCAGCTGCTAGCTCCACCATTTGAGTGGCTAGATGAACCCGAAGTTGCTGTTCTTCCCGCTCTTGGCTACGTTGCTCCTCCTGTGCCACCACGCACACGCCGTCTGCGAGCCGGCAACATGCGGCGACCTCACCATCAAGTACCCATTCTGGCTAAGCGGTCCCGACCTCAACCGGTCGTCGTTGGCCATTGCCGCCTGTGGCCACCCGGCCTTCGAGTTGTGGTGTAGCCGCGATGGCGTGGCGTCGTTGAGGGGCTCGCAAATCCTCGTCCTCGGCATCGACTACACCAACAGTTCATTCGTTGCTGGACACAAAAgggtcgccgacggcggcgacggcgtgtgcCGCACCGACTTCAACATATCGTCCAGCCTAGCTCTCAGCCCGTTCACGATTAGCAGCAGCAACCGGGCCATCTGCTTCCTCTACAGCTGCAACGGCACGGAGCCACCGGAGATCGACGGCCTTGTGAACGCCACCATCTCCAACTGCAGTAAGCCTATCTACGCGTACCTCGGCGGGAGCTACGACCGTGACAAGCCACCGGCGATCAAAGCCGGGAACTGCACGTACTCGTACCTGCCGGTGCTGTGGCCGGAGTCGCCGGTGAACTTGACGGCGGGGACCAACTACAGCCCGCTGTTCAAGAAGGGGTTCGTGTTGGAGTGGCAGAAGAATGGGTTCGGCGACTGCGACGCCTGTAACGCGAGCGGCGGGCAGTGCCGGTACAACAACGATTCCGCGGCGGCGTTCGCGTGCCTCTGCTCCGACGGAGAGCTGCGAGGGACGATATGCGCCGGTGAGCTCCTATTCCAGTTTCCACTACTTTCGAAAACATAAAATGATCTTTAAACATTGTTACACGTTCGTCCGTAtggcttactccctccgtcccaaaaaaaacgcAATTCTGAGTTTGAACCTGGACACATaagattaggttttttttttgggacggatggagtaattcgTAGTACCCAAGTATGATATTGAGAGGAGTAATTTTACAGTGTCTCCTAATTTTGATACTTCTACCTCCTAATTCGTAGTACGAATAATAATTTTAGTGCAATTTTTGGTATCTCCTAATTGATATCTCCTAGTACTACAGGTAcctagagataccaaatttttcAATAGAAAATATGATACCTCCCGGTAACTTATCAATGACTATAAATTTactcatatatatgctaatggcATAATattttctcaatcttctcttttcctcccATTTCAAATACACATGTGTTTAAAGTCTCTCAATCGAGTATGTTTGagatgagagaaaaaaagattgaGAAAATACGTAAAACGATATGCTATTAGCGTATAGTTAATTCAATATGaattattttaagtttaaaaaataaattaatacaattttaaaacaattttgcTATAGAATTTTTCTAGAGAAACATATCACGTCCCGGTCAATATATGCTATAATCTACATAGAGACGACTGCAAAGTGCGAGAGGACTTTGAACGTAGTCACGTAGACGACCCAGTCATAGAAGTTTGTCCTTCTCCGTAGCCAGAAATCGCGCAAATTTACACATAAGTCAATATTTTACAGATGCCAGCCGGCAAATTAGGCCAGAAATCTTGAAGTGGCAATCAATACCAAGGAAACGCACCCCACTGTTGCTGAGgaaaatatactaatatactactttttttttgtgggaaAAGAGAGGTATATTACTCAGCTATAGAGTCAGTACCAACAAGGTGAGTCACGAAATTACAAGAATCATCTGGCCAGAAGGGTTCAGATCCCCTGAAGCTGGGGCCAACTCCACCGAGTGGATTTGGCCGAATCTGAGCCGTTCTTTTACTTCTACGGCTGGGATCATGGCACATACCTTTCTTCTAATTAACTATCTTTATCATATagatttgaaggaaaaaaaatacttggtATTCTAGCTAACCGTAACTGTGATTATTCTCCAGCCAACACAATCAACAAATCAGGCATCATCTAAAGAATATTGAACTTCAAACGTGATGCTTCATTTGTTTTGAGACAACATCAAATATTCTACTCTTGACATTACTTTTGCTGATAAAATCTGTTGTTTCAGGCAGCAAGAAAACTGGCAGGAGAACCATATTAATAGGTATGTCAAAAACATTTACCACAATACCATTGAATCATAAAccataataacaaaataaaaacttaagGAAATAATATCCTTAATAGGAAAAGCCAATGATATCGCAAAATAAATGGTCGTAGTATACCATTATGATTTTGTAAAAGGAAATAACATGTGTTTTAATCTCAGTTTtgacagcagcagctgcaggctTGCTCTTGCCATGTATATATGTGCTAATATGGCATGGGAAGGGGAAACAACTACGGTATTTCCTTTACACAAAGACTAGCAGCACCAGTGAAAGGAACATTGAGGCCCTCATAATATCTTATGGATCAATAGCTCCAACAAGATACAAGTATTCAGAAGTAACAAAGATAACATCATTTCTTAATTATAAGCTTGGAGAAGGAGGTTATGGTGTTGTATTCAAAGGAAGGTTACAAGATGGTCGTCTGGTTGCGGTGAAATTCTTACATGACTCAAAAGGAAATGGAGAGGAATTTGTGAATGAGGTTATGAGCATTGGCAGGACCTCTCATATTAATATTGTTAGCTTatttgggttttgtttggaGGGGTCAAAACGAGCTCTTCTTTACGAGTACATGCCCAATGGTTCACTAGACAATTATATCTATTCAGAAAATCCCAAAGAAATTCTAGGGTGGGAAAAACTTTACGGAATCGCAATCGGGATTGCTCGTGGGCTAGAATACTTGCACCATAGTTGTAACACACGAATCATCCATTTCGATATAAAGCCTCAGAATATCCTTCTAGACCAGGATTTTTGCCCAAAGATTGCTGATTTTGGTTTAGCCAAACTGTGCCGCACCAAGGAGAGCAAGCTTTCAATGACAGGTGCTAGAGGAACAATTGGATTTATCGCTCCTGAAGTGATCTATCGATCCTTTGGAATTGTTTCAACAAAGTCAGATGTTTATAGTTACGGAATGATGTTGCTAGAGATGGTCGGAGGCCGGAAGAATGCTAAGTCAATGGTTGAAAATTCAAGTGAAAAGTATTTTCCAGATTGGATTTATGACCACTTTGCTCTGGATGATGGATTACAAGCTTGTGAAGTCACAAGTGAGGTTGAGCAAATAGCCAAAAAGATGACTTTAATTGGTTTGTGGTGTGTACAAGTATTGCCTATGCATCGGCCGACAATAACCCAGGTTTTAGATATGTTCGAGAGAAGTTTGGATGAACTGGAAATGCcaccaaaacaaaatttcagTGAATTACTGTAAGATACTTTCTCTACACATTATGATTTGGACTGGTAATATTTTCAGTGAATTTCATCTATGCTATTTCTGTTTTTCAGAGAACATCCAGCTCAGGAGATTAACACAGAAAGTACGAGTTCTACTATAAATACCAAAGCTGCACAAGCTCTAAGTGAAGTGCTAAGGGTTGAGGAGACAAGCCTCGTTAATTCAAACGATCCTACAGTGACTACCAACTATGCAAAAAGATGATCTGCagtcaaattttggcatagtatCATCACACATTCATGGGTCATGGCATTGACTAGTGTGTTTAAGGTAGCTGAATCGAAGATATTTCTGAATTCTGTCCATCCCCCTAACTTGTTTCATAATTTCATTCAACAATTTGATCTACCAGAAGCTACGATTTACGATTCCGTGCCAATAATTATCACATTTTCCCACTTCCCTAGTTTGATCTATGGGCTCAAAAACTAGCATCATCATAGTGCCAAAATTTTCACGGAAAAGTAGTACGCAAAAGAGCAAAGGGCAAGTTACTTACTGGATTCCTCCACGGTTCCTCTGAAGAAACGAAGAAGCAGCGGGCACCTCTACTCAGCCTTCGAACTTTTGATGAGTTCATCTGCTCGATCTATGCCTCGCCCAACGCAGAAAGTACAGGACAGGATGCCCATCTCCCCGGCTCCCCGTTGCTTGTGTTTGTAATCCATCCCCAATCCGCCGCCCTAACCAgtcaccaccgccaccaacgCAGCGGAGGAGAACACTAGCGTTGTTCGGCGACTCCCTCAATGCCTACGGCCGAGCAGCCGGCGTTTACTGCTGCGGCTCACGAGGCGAGACGGCAGCGGCCAATCCTGCACggctgcaccgccgccgacgccgcggcggcgccggggagaAGAGAACAAGGGCTGCACCTGCACGGACGCATCACAAAATTCTGGCCCGTACTATGTGATGGGTCAGAATTTAGGCCCATACTTTGGACTGTAAAGCCTATTCTGGCCCTCTTCAGCTAACGGTCCAGTGAGACAAGTACCTGCATTCCTCTGAGCTTTTCTTTATCCAACTTgcatttgaaatattttgaagTTCCGTACGCTGGTATCAACGAAGGTGCGCACTCACCAAACACTGCGTGCTGACGTAATCGTCAcgtatataatactccctccgtattttaaagtataacgccgttgactttttatcaatgtttgaccattcgttttatttaaaatttatgtgaaaatataaaaatatttatgtcatgtttaaagaacatttgatgatgaatcaagtcacaataaaataaataataattacataatttttttaataaaataaatggtcaaacgttaaatgaaaagtcaacggcgtcagaTAAAGGTAGTATGCACCAATCGCTGTTTAACTTTAACTCGCATGCAGATTAATATGAGCAGTGGCAACTGCCAACCCCAACGAACCCTCCTTACCGATCTCCCGTTTCGTTTCATACTGTACTACAGAAGAAGAGAGAATGGTCCAAGAAAGTGACCAAGCAAATGACGCAAGTGGTGCACGAAACCAAGTCAACTACACACATGTAAAATTCCTCGTCTcctcgatccatccatcgatcgctTCGCCTATAATACAACGCCTCTTCCTCGCCGCATCGCGCCACCAACCGTCGTCGCGATGGACacgccattgctgctgctgcttcccttCCTGGCGGCATGTCTGCTCGCGccgcggcacgcggcggcggccgtcgtcaCGAGCTGCGCGCCGAGGCGGTGCGGGAACGTGACCATCGCCTACCCGTTCTGGCTGCCggactcgccgtcgtcgtcgtccgcgccGTGCGGCCCCGCGGCGTTCCAGGTGAACTGCGACAACGGCAGCCGCGCGTCGCTGGCCCGCTCCTTCCGCAGCGGGTACAAGATCCTCGGCGTGTCGTACGCCAAccgcaccgtcgtcgtcgccaacgACAACGTCCAGACCGACGCCAGCGGCTGCCCGGTGCCCAAGATCGACGTCTCCGCCAGCCTCAGCCTCGCGCCGTTCACCGCCAGCCCGGCCAACAGCcagctcgtcttcctcttcaactgcaccagcagcagcaggccgccgccggcagggTTCGTCAACGTCACGTGCCCGGGAGCGAAGGCCGTGGTCCGGCTCGACACGAGCTACAACAACACCGCCGCCAGagtggtcgccggcggctgcgACTACGCGGCCGTTCCGGTGGTCGGCGTGCCGGGGGCGAGCCCGACGGACTACCCGCAGCTGCTCCGGGGAGGCTACATGCTGGAGTGGAGGGCGCCCGCCGGCGACTGCATGGCGTGCAATGCCAGCGGCGGCCAGTGCGGCTACGACGCCGACACGGAGGCGTTCGCCTGCATCTGCTCCGACGGCTCATCGCGCCCGGGGATATGTGGTAAGTGTAAATCTATCTGTTCTTTGTGCTAAATTCGTTCAGTTTTTTTCCCTGAATTTGATTATTGGGAAATACATAACTATTACTCAAATTAAATTAGTTAGAGACTTGAGAgtattaaaattcaaattaacTATTTATTGATTGATCAGCACAAGCAGTAGTTAGGATCAACGAACATGTAGTAGTAGTTCGTATTTGCGTGGTCGTGCCAAAAACCAAGGTGGTTAGAACTGACAGAAAGATTTAGCTAGTTTGACTTTTGAACGTGATTTATTTGGAGGGTAACAAGCTAACAATGGTTGTCAATCGGTGACCGTTCACGGTATCTAAAATTCTTTAAAAATTCCTAATGATGCTCCCTTTTTCTGAtaacgaaaaaaaaagtgtagatTGTGATTCTGGAACTGAAAAAAGGTGATCTCTTTATGCATGTTTTAATTAGGTGAGGTGTACTTTCAGGACAAGGCTCTTGATAGGACTAGCAATAGTGGAAGTACAATAGAACTGGAATGACTTTTTGCACGGGATtggactaattaattaaattactgAATCAACATATAGTGGCTGCCACGATCTCATCGTATGAAACAATCTTTTGCCGAGAACCAATAATGGACTCCACATAAGCCCCAGTGTGATCTGTGAAGCTATACTTTAGCTACAAGTAGCCGGAATTTCACGTTCTCCGATCTCAACAACGTTTACATGTAGAATACGTATACAGCCAGCACGTGTGGTTGGTTAGCTGTTAGTGCTTACTTATCGACTTTGACTTTGAAATCACAATGATAGGAGCAAAATGGTCAACTAAAACTAACTTTTGTGTCCGAAAAGATACGATTTTGTTTGATTTCATCTgattattttgatcattttgtTCATCATGTCTGAATCGAACGAGATATGTTGCTGCTCGCGGCGGCTGTTGCTGCACTCTCCTGAAGCTGGTTAGGTCAGATACATGTTGTTGGTCTCTGTCCACTGTCCAAATACT
Proteins encoded in this window:
- the LOC127783779 gene encoding uncharacterized protein LOC127783779, with the protein product MNPKLLFFPLLATLLLLCHHAHAVCEPATCGDLTIKYPFWLSGPDLNRSSLAIAACGHPAFELWCSRDGVASLRGSQILVLGIDYTNSSFVAGHKRVADGGDGVCRTDFNISSSLALSPFTISSSNRAICFLYSCNGTEPPEIDGLVNATISNCSKPIYAYLGGSYDRDKPPAIKAGNCTYSYLPVLWPESPVNLTAGTNYSPLFKKGFVLEWQKNGFGDCDACNASGGQCRYNNDSAAAFACLCSDGELRGTICAGSKKTGRRTILIVLTAAAAGLLLPCIYVLIWHGKGKQLRYFLYTKTSSTSERNIEALIISYGSIAPTRYKYSEVTKITSFLNYKLGEGGYGVVFKGRLQDGRLVAVKFLHDSKGNGEEFVNEVMSIGRTSHINIVSLFGFCLEGSKRALLYEYMPNGSLDNYIYSENPKEILGWEKLYGIAIGIARGLEYLHHSCNTRIIHFDIKPQNILLDQDFCPKIADFGLAKLCRTKESKLSMTGARGTIGFIAPEVIYRSFGIVSTKSDVYSYGMMLLEMVGGRKNAKSMVENSSEKYFPDWIYDHFALDDGLQACEVTSEVEQIAKKMTLIGLWCVQVLPMHRPTITQVLDMFERSLDELEMPPKQNFSELLEHPAQEINTESTSSTINTKAAQALSEVLRVEETSLVNSNDPTVTTNYAKRCQLHTCKIPRLLDPSIDRFAYNTTPLPRRIAPPTVVAMDTPLLLLLPFLAACLLAPRHAAAAVVTSCAPRRCGNVTIAYPFWLPDSPSSSSAPCGPAAFQVNCDNGSRASLARSFRSGYKILGVSYANRTVVVANDNVQTDASGCPVPKIDVSASLSLAPFTASPANSQLVFLFNCTSSSRPPPAGFVNVTCPGAKAVVRLDTSYNNTAARVVAGGCDYAAVPVVGVPGASPTDYPQLLRGGYMLEWRAPAGDCMACNASGGQCGYDADTEAFACICSDGSSRPGICDAKKSGNKVILIVSLSICATGLVLLACIAIVYKCRRRMQNRFSFLNAMDGASRTDTAKVEKLLQSYGSLAPRRFRYSELKKITKSFSQRLGEGGYGTVFSGALADGRAVAVKFLHHSKPNGEEFLNEVVSIGRTSHVNIVSLLGFCLEGSKRALVYEYMPNGSLDKYIYSTSAAAAEAEEAEATASPDRDVLEWKVLQEIAVGVARGLEYLHDGCNTRIIHFDIKPHNVLLDEGFRPKIADFGMAKLCNPKESILSMADTRGTIGFIAPEVFSRGFGDISTKSDVYSYGMLLLEMVGGGSNVKAYAEKGASGAFFPLWVYDHLLEDGGVLQSVAAAAAAATAGGGAGTPGGEEIARKMALIGLWCIQTVPANRPSMGKVLEMLERSVHELAMPPRPYHSNSSSPSRPSSYPSSASDFTQRSRLSTPGSTA